A portion of the Calliphora vicina chromosome 5, idCalVici1.1, whole genome shotgun sequence genome contains these proteins:
- the LOC135961593 gene encoding uncharacterized protein LOC135961593 has translation MLSCQKLWFLMVMVVVLLKNHQSWAKPVAEAAAEPNAEAGAKELSKLLLITDDVILDKVEKDNKKVIRVNPLDLPTIKEDPNISNIDSSLYKIQSLKPYSGKRKYTNMRRSKPQNENDIEPQATLNDTPIIRGFSLLANPEKPLKPKHQPKKKQLHFLYNQEDLAGNLLSKTMRVHVAPGAYPVYYVVSKTNGRFGKYPLKSFDTPQAFRKYLKKNKLEDLPMLETYEEVV, from the exons atGTTAAGCTGTCAAAAGTTATGG TTTTTAATGGTCATGGTGGTGGTTTTGCTGAAAAATCACCAGTCATGGGCAAAACCAGTGGCTGAAGCTGCAGCCGAGCCAAATGCTGAAGCAGGTGCAAAGGAATTATCCAAATTACTGCTCATAACCGATGATGTTATACTCGATAAAGTGGAAAAGGATAATAAAAAAGTGATACGTGTTAATCCCCTAGACTTGCCAACCATCAAAGAAGATCCCAATATTTCGAATATAGACTCTTCTCTCTACAAAATACAATCTCTCAAACCCTATTCGGGCAAAAGGAAATACACCAATATGCGCCGTTCCAAGCCACAAAACGAAAACGATATCGAGCCTCAGGCTACCCTTAACGATACACCCATTATTAGAGGTTTCTCTTTGCTGGCCAATCCAGAAAAACCATTGAAACCCAAACATCAACCCAAAAAGAAACAATTACATTTTCTCTACAACCAAGAGGATTTAGCTGGTAATTTACTGTCAAAGACCATGCGTGTTCATGTGGCTCCCGGTGCCTATCCTGTGTACTATGTGGTTTCCAAGACCAATGGCCGTTTTGGCAAATATCCCTTAAAGAGTTTTGATACACCACAGGCTTTTAGAaagtatttaaagaaaaataaacttgAGGATCTGCCTATGCTGGAAACCTATGAAGAGGTGGTGTAA